From Nocardia sp. XZ_19_385, the proteins below share one genomic window:
- a CDS encoding Lsr2 family protein, with protein sequence MAKKVTVSLIDDVDGESIADETIEFSIDGVSYEIDLSTANAAKLRDGLDQWVSSARRVSGRRRVKAAAGATAAPKSRVSIDREQSAAIREWARRNGHKVSARGRISADITDAYNKASKG encoded by the coding sequence ATGGCAAAGAAGGTCACCGTTAGCCTGATCGACGATGTCGACGGTGAGTCCATCGCGGACGAGACCATCGAGTTCTCGATCGACGGTGTGTCGTACGAGATCGATCTGTCGACAGCAAATGCGGCGAAGCTGCGCGATGGACTGGATCAGTGGGTTTCCAGTGCTCGCCGGGTGAGCGGACGTCGCCGGGTGAAGGCTGCCGCGGGTGCTACCGCTGCCCCGAAGAGCCGGGTTTCCATCGATCGTGAACAAAGCGCGGCAATTCGCGAGTGGGCGCGCCGGAATGGACACAAGGTGTCCGCACGCGGCCGCATCTCGGCCGACATCACCGATGCTTACAACAAGGCATCGAAGGGCTGA
- a CDS encoding FHA domain-containing protein, whose amino-acid sequence MDETGTWQEFMLAPEQQRITIGRSIHADLSMPWDAEVSRLHAAVEYLGAHWTIVDDGLSRNGTFVNGDRLAGRRRLMAGDKIRVGSSMVEFRHYGAVADDPTRTTTGTMPTLRSLTDTQRSVLVALCRPYKNGAGFATPASNQQIAEELFLSVDAIKTHLRVLFAKFGVESLPQNQKRVRLAALAMQSGLISDRDL is encoded by the coding sequence ATGGATGAGACGGGCACGTGGCAGGAGTTCATGCTCGCGCCCGAGCAGCAGCGCATCACCATCGGCCGCTCCATCCACGCCGATCTGTCCATGCCCTGGGACGCCGAGGTGTCCCGATTGCACGCCGCCGTCGAATACCTGGGCGCGCACTGGACCATCGTCGACGACGGGCTCTCCCGCAACGGCACCTTCGTCAACGGGGACCGCCTGGCGGGCCGGCGCCGCCTGATGGCCGGGGACAAGATCCGCGTCGGCAGCTCCATGGTGGAATTCCGCCACTACGGCGCCGTCGCCGACGACCCCACCCGCACCACCACCGGGACCATGCCGACCCTGCGCTCGCTTACCGATACCCAGCGTTCGGTGCTGGTCGCGCTGTGCCGTCCGTACAAGAACGGCGCCGGTTTCGCCACGCCCGCCTCCAATCAGCAGATCGCCGAGGAATTGTTCCTCAGCGTCGACGCGATCAAGACCCACCTGCGGGTGCTGTTCGCCAAGTTCGGGGTGGAGAGCCTGCCGCAGAACCAGAAGCGAGTTCGCCTGGCGGCGTTGGCCATGCAGAGTGGCCTCATCTCTGATAGAGATCTCTGA
- a CDS encoding DUF1772 domain-containing protein, whose product MNALRIAALVAAALASGLIGGVFYAYAISVMPALNQSDDRTIVGVMQKINVVIINPWFMLGFMGTVGFSILAAALHLGKDHRATLVWIAIALVLNVIAFAVTAGLNVPLNDQLAAAGDVGQIQNLAQVRADFESTWVRWNIVRAVLHTLAFLVLCGALFVAGIQHGKGATAAAPAPGAVPGQFSAPSNPPTLPFSAQQNIGQHGGGQSQPPRSGYGRI is encoded by the coding sequence ATGAACGCGCTTCGTATCGCCGCGCTCGTTGCGGCCGCGCTGGCTTCGGGCTTGATCGGTGGTGTCTTCTACGCCTACGCGATCTCGGTGATGCCCGCGCTCAACCAGAGCGACGACCGCACCATCGTCGGAGTCATGCAGAAGATCAACGTGGTGATCATCAACCCGTGGTTCATGCTCGGCTTCATGGGCACCGTCGGCTTCAGCATTCTCGCGGCGGCGCTGCACCTCGGTAAGGATCACCGGGCCACGCTGGTCTGGATCGCAATCGCGTTGGTGCTCAACGTGATCGCGTTCGCGGTCACCGCGGGCTTGAACGTGCCCTTGAACGACCAGCTGGCCGCCGCCGGCGACGTGGGCCAGATCCAGAATCTGGCGCAGGTCCGCGCCGATTTCGAATCCACTTGGGTGCGTTGGAATATCGTCCGCGCGGTGCTGCACACGCTGGCGTTCCTGGTGCTGTGCGGTGCGCTGTTCGTGGCCGGTATCCAGCACGGCAAGGGCGCCACCGCGGCAGCCCCGGCCCCGGGTGCGGTGCCCGGCCAGTTCTCGGCGCCGTCGAATCCGCCGACCCTGCCGTTCAGCGCTCAGCAGAACATCGGGCAGCACGGCGGCGGGCAGTCGCAGCCGCCACGGTCGGGCTATGGCCGGATCTAG
- a CDS encoding ATP-dependent Clp protease ATP-binding subunit, whose amino-acid sequence MFERFTDRARRVVVLAQEEARMLNHNYIGTEHILLGLIHEGEGVAAKSLESLGISLEGVRSQVEEIIGQGQQAPSGHIPFTPRAKKVLELSLREALQLGHNYIGTEHILLGLIREGEGVAAQVLVKLGADLNRVRQQVIQLLSGYQGKEPVESGPRGEAGTPSTSLVLDQFGRNLTQAALEGKLDPVIGRSKEIERVMQVLSRRTKNNPVLIGEPGVGKTAVVEGLAQAIVNGEVPETLKDKQLYTLDLGSLVAGSRYRGDFEERLKKVLKEINTRGDIILFIDELHTLVGAGAAEGAIDAASILKPKLARGELQTIGATTLDEYRKYIEKDAALERRFQPVQVGEPTVEHTINILKGLRDRYEAHHRVSITDGALVAAATLADRYINDRFLPDKAIDLIDEAGARMRIRRMTAPPDLREFDDKIADARREKESAIDAQDFEKAARLRDKEKQLVAKRAEREKQWRSGDLDVVAEVDDEQIAEVLANWTGIPVFKLTEEETTRLLRMEDELHKRIIGQEDAVKAVSKAIRRTRAGLKDPKRPSGSFIFAGPSGVGKTELSKALANFLFGDDDALIQIDMGEFHDRFTASRLFGAPPGYVGYEEGGQLTEKVRRKPFSVVLFDEIEKAHQEIYNTLLQVLEDGRLTDGQGRTVDFKNTVLIFTSNLGTSDISKAVGLGFAQSNAEGSNYERMKLKVNDELKKHFRPEFLNRIDDVIVFHQLTTDQIVQMVDLMIGRVGVQLKNKDMSMELSEQGKALLAKRGFDPVLGARPLRRTIQREIEDQLSEKILFGEIGPGQTVFVDVEGWDGEGSGDKAKFTFTPKAKLTKTTIDDKAAEMVVVAGAGEGEAAAASGE is encoded by the coding sequence ATGTTCGAGAGGTTCACCGACCGCGCGAGGCGTGTCGTTGTCCTGGCCCAAGAAGAGGCCCGGATGCTCAACCACAACTACATCGGCACCGAGCACATCCTGCTTGGGTTGATTCACGAGGGCGAGGGCGTCGCGGCGAAGTCGCTGGAATCGCTCGGCATTTCGCTCGAAGGTGTGCGTAGCCAGGTGGAAGAGATCATCGGCCAGGGCCAGCAGGCCCCGTCCGGGCACATTCCGTTTACCCCGCGCGCCAAGAAGGTGCTCGAGCTGTCGCTGCGTGAAGCGTTGCAACTCGGTCACAACTACATCGGCACCGAGCACATCCTGCTCGGCCTCATCCGTGAGGGTGAGGGTGTCGCGGCGCAGGTGCTGGTGAAGCTGGGCGCCGATCTGAATCGCGTGCGCCAGCAGGTTATTCAGCTGCTGTCCGGTTACCAGGGCAAGGAGCCGGTCGAGTCCGGTCCGCGCGGTGAGGCCGGTACGCCGTCCACCTCGCTGGTGCTCGATCAGTTCGGCCGCAACCTGACGCAGGCGGCGCTGGAAGGCAAGCTCGACCCGGTCATCGGCCGCTCGAAGGAAATCGAGCGCGTCATGCAGGTGCTGAGCCGCCGCACCAAGAACAACCCCGTCCTGATCGGTGAGCCCGGTGTCGGTAAGACCGCGGTCGTCGAGGGCCTGGCGCAGGCCATCGTCAACGGCGAGGTCCCGGAGACCTTGAAGGACAAGCAGCTCTACACCCTCGACCTGGGCTCCCTGGTCGCGGGCAGCCGTTACCGCGGTGATTTCGAAGAGCGCCTGAAGAAGGTGCTCAAGGAGATCAACACCCGCGGCGACATCATCCTGTTCATCGACGAGCTGCACACCCTGGTGGGTGCGGGCGCGGCCGAGGGCGCTATCGACGCGGCCTCGATCCTCAAGCCCAAGCTGGCCCGCGGTGAACTGCAGACCATCGGCGCCACCACCCTCGACGAGTACCGCAAGTACATCGAGAAGGACGCCGCCCTGGAACGCCGCTTCCAGCCGGTGCAGGTGGGCGAGCCCACGGTCGAGCACACCATCAACATCCTCAAGGGCCTTCGTGACCGCTACGAGGCGCACCACCGGGTTTCCATCACCGATGGCGCGCTGGTGGCCGCGGCGACCTTGGCCGACCGCTACATCAACGACCGGTTCCTCCCGGACAAGGCGATCGACCTGATCGACGAGGCCGGTGCGCGCATGCGCATCCGTCGCATGACCGCTCCGCCGGACCTGCGCGAATTCGACGACAAGATCGCCGATGCGCGCCGGGAGAAGGAAAGCGCCATCGACGCGCAGGACTTCGAGAAGGCCGCGCGGCTGCGCGACAAGGAGAAGCAGCTCGTCGCCAAGCGGGCCGAGCGCGAAAAGCAGTGGCGCTCGGGCGATCTGGATGTCGTGGCCGAGGTCGACGACGAGCAGATCGCGGAGGTGCTGGCCAACTGGACCGGTATCCCCGTCTTCAAGCTCACCGAGGAGGAGACCACCCGTCTGCTCCGCATGGAGGACGAGCTGCACAAGCGGATCATCGGCCAGGAAGACGCGGTCAAGGCCGTGTCCAAGGCGATCCGCCGCACTCGCGCCGGCCTGAAGGACCCCAAGCGCCCCTCGGGCTCGTTCATCTTCGCCGGTCCGTCCGGTGTCGGTAAGACCGAGCTGTCCAAGGCGCTGGCGAACTTCCTGTTCGGCGACGACGACGCGCTCATCCAGATCGACATGGGCGAGTTCCACGACCGCTTCACCGCTTCGCGGCTCTTCGGTGCCCCTCCGGGCTACGTGGGCTACGAAGAGGGCGGCCAGCTCACCGAGAAGGTGCGCCGCAAGCCGTTCTCCGTGGTGCTGTTCGACGAGATCGAAAAGGCCCACCAGGAGATCTACAACACCCTGTTGCAGGTCCTCGAGGACGGTCGTCTCACCGACGGCCAGGGCCGCACGGTCGACTTCAAGAACACCGTGCTGATCTTCACCTCGAACCTGGGTACCTCGGATATCTCGAAGGCGGTCGGCCTGGGCTTCGCTCAGTCCAACGCCGAGGGCTCGAACTACGAGCGGATGAAGCTCAAGGTCAACGACGAGCTGAAGAAGCACTTCCGGCCCGAGTTCCTCAACCGCATCGACGACGTCATCGTCTTCCACCAGCTCACGACCGATCAGATCGTGCAGATGGTGGACCTGATGATCGGCCGCGTCGGCGTCCAGTTGAAGAACAAGGACATGTCGATGGAGCTGTCCGAGCAGGGCAAGGCGCTGCTGGCCAAGCGTGGCTTCGACCCCGTCCTGGGTGCCCGGCCGCTGCGCCGCACCATCCAGCGCGAGATCGAGGATCAGCTGTCGGAGAAGATCCTCTTCGGCGAGATCGGCCCCGGCCAGACCGTCTTCGTCGACGTCGAAGGCTGGGACGGCGAAGGCTCCGGCGACAAGGCCAAGTTCACCTTCACCCCGAAGGCGAAGCTGACCAAGACCACCATCGACGACAAGGCGGCCGAGATGGTCGTGGTCGCCGGTGCCGGCGAAGGTGAAGCTGCCGCCGCTTCGGGCGAGTAG
- a CDS encoding response regulator transcription factor, producing MNVRVLVADDQALVRGGFVALLNAQDGIEVIGEADNGEQAVRMTRTLAPDVVLMDIRMPILDGLAATRMIAEDPKLAEVKVVVLTTFELDEYVFEAMRSGATGFLVKHTEPADLVRAVRVVAAGDALLSPGVTRRLIAEFSAHAKQPPPAEFAELTDREREVMTLVAEGLTNAEIGERLFMSPATARTHVSRILMKLGARDRTQLVVMAYESGMVRPGWQ from the coding sequence GTGAACGTACGAGTATTGGTCGCCGACGATCAGGCGCTGGTCCGCGGCGGTTTCGTCGCGCTGCTGAACGCGCAGGACGGCATCGAGGTGATCGGCGAAGCCGACAACGGTGAACAAGCGGTCCGCATGACCCGCACCCTCGCCCCCGATGTGGTCCTGATGGATATCCGCATGCCCATCCTCGACGGCCTCGCCGCCACCAGGATGATCGCCGAGGACCCGAAGCTCGCCGAGGTGAAGGTCGTCGTCCTGACCACATTCGAACTCGACGAATACGTGTTCGAGGCAATGCGTTCCGGCGCAACGGGTTTCCTCGTCAAACACACCGAACCCGCCGACCTGGTCCGCGCCGTTCGGGTGGTGGCCGCCGGCGACGCACTCCTCTCCCCCGGCGTCACCCGCCGCCTCATCGCCGAATTCTCCGCCCACGCCAAACAGCCCCCACCCGCCGAATTTGCCGAGCTGACCGACCGCGAACGCGAAGTGATGACCCTGGTAGCTGAGGGCCTCACCAATGCCGAAATCGGCGAGCGTCTGTTCATGAGCCCCGCCACCGCCCGCACGCACGTCAGCCGCATTCTGATGAAACTCGGCGCCCGCGACCGCACCCAGCTCGTCGTCATGGCCTACGAGTCGGGGATGGTCCGGCCCGGCTGGCAATAG